TAAAAAAGAAGCCTTTCTTAAAGATTCTTCTTCAGACGTTTTTTCAGAAAAAGCCTCATCCAGCTTCATCAGGCATTTCGCTATTGCGCCGAAGCCTGAAGCAGAACTGGCAATACCGGAACTGTGCGGAAAAGTATTCTCTGTTCTGATAATATATTTCCCCCTCAATATCCATGGAAGATACTGTTCTATATTTCTGAAATATTTTTCTATTTTTTCTGCAAATTTCACTTCTTCACTTCCTGCAAGAAACGTCTGTACTGAGAAAGACTCGTCCGCAAGAAACTCCATAGAAGTATTGGTTCTGCAGTGGTTCAAAGTATAGCTAATGCTGGGATTTGCCGGAATCTGATGATCATATTTCCCCCAGTATTTAATCAAGGCAATATTGGATGGACAGCTTTCTGAAACGACCTGTGTATGAGTAGTAAAATTTTGTTTTCCTTTAAATTCTTGTGTTGTCATAGTCTGATATAAAATGATAAAACTTTTGTACCTTTTGGTTTATAAAGCTTTATTTTTTAATACATTTTTTCAATAATATCCGCATACTTTTTTAGAACTACGTTTCTTTTGACCTTCAATGTTGGCGTGATTTCCCCGGTATTGATATCAAATTCAGCAGGCATGAGGGTGAATTTTTTCACTTTCTCATAGTCTGGCAGATGACTCTGTAATTCTTTAATTTTCTCTTTATATAAAGTAACGATTTTTTCGTCTTTCACAGCTTTCTCCCAATTGGTAAAAGGGATATTATTTTTCTTGATAAAATCCTGCAAAAAATTCAAAATTCGGAACAATAAGTGCCGAAACAAACTGTCTTCCTTCTGCTACCAGCATGATCTGCTGGATAAAATTATTGTTGGTAAGCAGGTTTTCAATCTGCTGTGGCGCCACATATTTTCCGTTGGAGGTTTTCATCAAATCTTTGATTCTGTCGGTGATGATCAGGTTTCCTTTATCATCAAATTTTCCGGCATCACCTGTTTTGAACCATCCATCTTGAGTGAAAACTTTCTGGGTCTCTTCCGGCTTATTGTAATAGCCTTTCATGATACCGTTTCCTCTGGCCTGGATCTCATCGCTCTCACCAATACGAATTTCTAAGCCTGGCAAAGGTTTTCCACTGGTTCCATGCTCAAAATGGGTCAATGGGAAAAGTGTGAGTGTAGCAGTAGTTTCTGTCAGCCCGTAACCTACAGTCACATGAATCCCTACAGAATCGAAGAATTTTGTGACTTCCGGCGACAGAGAGGCTCCACCGCAAGGTAGAAACCATAGCCTACCGCCCATTTTTTCTTTAATTTTACTGAAAACAAGCCGTTCTGCAAGAGATTCTTTTAGCTTTAATCCAAAAGGAATGGACTGTTCGTTCCTTCTCAATTCAGAAGTCTGCCATCCTGTTGCCAGCGCCCAGTCGAATATTTTTTTCTTAATGGATGAACCTTCTTCAGCTTTTTCTAAAACTCCTGCATATACCTTCTGGAAAAATCTCGGTACGGCACACATCATAGTAGGTTTTACTTCTTCTAAAGCTGTGGCAATATTTTTCGGATCTTCCAGGAAATAGACTCTTGCTCCGCCGTAAAGGCAAAGTAAGCTCCAGCTTCTTTCGAAAACGTGAGTCAAAGGCAGAAATGCCAGTGAAAGTTCTTCTTCAAAATTTTTGAATTTAAAAAACTCAAAGTGGGAATCAAAAGCTTTGATAAAATTTCCGTGGGTAAGCATAACACCCTTCGGAGTGCCGGTAGTTCCGGATGTGTAGATCAATGTGGCAGTATCATCGTCCTCTTTTTTACAGATTTCCAGCTTAGGAGAGGATTTTGAAATGAAATCTTCAAGATAGAAACTGTTGAATTCTTTTTTGATCCAAACGGATTTTTTAGAAACAATAATGGTTTCCAGCTGATTGCCTTCTTTATGTAAAAATTCCAGACAGGCATCATACTGCTCTTGGCTTCCAACAAGAACGGCTTTTGCCGAAGAATCATTGAGAATATATTCTGCCTGTTCTGCATTGTTTGTAGAGTAAATAGGAACAGTGATCGCACCAATCGCCATGGAAGCGAGATCAAAGATCATCCATTCTGATGAGTTGTCTGAATAGATGGCTACTTTATCATTTTCCTGAATTCCTGCATTTTTGAGTGCATTGGCCGTTTTAAAAACGATCTCGCCGAATTTTTTCCAGCTCAGCTCTTTCCAGGATTCTCCTTTCTTTTTAAAGCCAATTGCTGATTTTACAGGATGTTTTTCTACATTTTTAAGGATAATTGCTGCGGCAAGATTCATGAATTCAGCTTTTTGTCGTTAATATAATTGTTAAGATGAAAATCGATGCTTTCTGTCACGGGAATAAACTGATAATCAATCTCTTTTTTTATTTTTTGGTTGGAAATGATATTGAGTGAGGATATAGATTCAATATTAGACTTTGTAATGATTCTCAGCTTCGGAATCAGCCATCCGAAGAGGATATTGGACAGCCTTCCTAAATTTAACTGAGATTTTGTAAGGATCTTTGCCTTTTTAAGACCTAATTTCGACCTGATCTGTTTTCCAAGATCTTCGTATTTTTTGTTTTCAGAAATCAGAATGAAACGTTCCCCAAAAACATTTTTATCCATCAGCTGAATGGATATTTCAGCAGCATCTTTTACGTCTATGTAACTGGTTCCGCCGGAAAAGGTGAAGCTATTTTTTTCAAAAGTCGGGAAAATATCACCGCTGCTCTGTCCCCAGTTTCCGCTTCCGATAATCATTCCCGGATTTACAATAATGGTATTCAAACCTTCGGCAGAAGCCCTCCAGACCTCCATTTCAGCAAGGTGCTTAGAAATGGCGTAGGCGGAGTGTTCTTCTTTAGGATTAAATTCAGAACTTTCGTCTAGCTCTCCCTTCTCATTAAAAATATCCAGTACAGCAATGGTACTCACGTGAAGGAATTTTTTCACCTCTGAGCCTTCGCATGCAAACAGCAGATTTTCTGTACCTTTTACATTAGTATGGTACATTTCTTTTTCATCATGAGGATGGAAGCTTACTTTGGCAGCACAGTGATAGACTTCATCTACTCCTATTAATGCATCCTGCAGAGACACTATATCATCAAAATCTACATCTACCCATTCGATCCTATTAAAAAAATCATCAGGATTCTCTGTATAGAAGCTGTAAGAATGTCTTACATCGTTTAAATTGCTACCTGGTCTTTTGGAAGCACGCACGTTTTTCCCTTTTTTAAGAAGTTCCAACACAACTACTCTTCCCAGAATTCCTGTTGCACCCGTTACAAAAATCATTAATTATTTACTTGATTGCTGACTAAAATATAACAATATTTTCTATCCGGCAATTCTTCAAGATCTTATGAAAAACTGCTTGTGCAAATTTGCAATTTTTAAAGCAGAATTCCACTTAATTTAACCAATATTATCATTTTGCTGGGCTTTCTTTGTATTCTGAAATACCATGTGAATATTCCTAACCACAAAAGGAGCAAAAGTTTTACACTTTAGTTGTTTTGAGCTTAAATACGCTAAAAGAAGAAGACCAATTAAGTTCATTGAAAATCATGGGTTTTCGTAATGACAAAAAAATTGTCGGATCAGACATTCCCCTCCTTTGGAGGGGGTGGCGAAAATTCAAAGAATTTTTGACGGGGTGGTTCCATATACAACCTTAATTAAAAAAAGTCACAGAAATTTAAAATTTCTGTGACTTTTGACTAAAAATAATAATTTTATTTTCAAGCCATTACCATATTATTTCTCCTCGGAGCTTTATCGCAAAGAACATCTGCAATACTTTTGGAAATAAGGTTTTCTTCAGTCAGATTATCCAGCCAGAAAAATTCACCTGCCGCATTAATCTCAATGAAATAATACTCGTCTTCAGGGGAAACAATGATGTCTATAGCACCATAATCCACATTATAAACGTCTAAAAGTTCAAGGAGTTTTGCTTCTACATCTGCCGGAAGTTCTGTTCTCACCCATTTGGTTAAAAGATTTACTCCGTCCTTTCTCCAATCCACTTTGGCATCTTCTGATTGTTGGGAATCTATTTCAAAAGCATATACATCCTGTCCTACAATGGTAACACGGAGCTCTTTTTTCTTTTCAATTTTTTTCTGAAACTGCATCGGGCAGTATACTAATGTATCCAGCTCTTCAAGCTTGTCTTCATTAACTACATTGGTAAAAACTACGCTTTCCACACCGTCTTCGTAAATGGCAAAACCAGTCTGCATTTTAGCGATAACATCCTTGTGCTTAAGAATGAATTTTCTGGCTTCTTCAGGGTTGTTGGTGAGACAGGTTTCGGGAATTTTAAGGCCTAACTTAACAGCAACTTTTAACTGTTCTTCTTTACTGTCCAGTCTTCTGTAAATCCCAGGTTTCCCCAGTGCATAAGCATCTACAGATTCTATAAACCCGAAAAGTGTATTGCGGATCTCTCCCATTGCAGCACCATAGAATTTCTTATCCATTTCTTCCTTCACTCCGTTTCCTATATTATAAGCTCTTCTGTACCAAACGGCAGCAATATCATCAAGACGATACTGAGCGTCTTTGGTTTCAAGGATACTTATCCACTCTCCATCCTGGAAAATAGTAGAGAGTTTGTTTTGTATAGGATACAGGTCTACATCAAAACGAATGACCTCACAGCCGTTCTTTTCTATATATTCTGTTACTTTTTCAATTGAAAAATTATCTTGAGTATGTGTAATGATTAATATTTTATTCATGGATATTGATTCTTTTTATAAGGTTATCGGCAATTCTTTCTGCGATGGGAAAACCCAGTTCTTTCTGAAGCATTCCCCATTCTCCCTGAGGATTTACTTCAAGGAAATAATATTTTCCGTCTTTTCCTCTGATCATGTCAATGGCACCGATGTAGAGTCCCATTTCTTCCATCATGGAAGCAAGACCTGTTTTTACATCTGGTGGCAGCTCATAGGCTGACCAAAAATAATCTCCCTGAGCTGATCTCCAGTCTACATGGTCACTGTTGTTGATCTTTCCTGTAAAAAAATCCCCTGCTATATAGACAATTCTCAGTTCATATGCTTTTTCAACATAAGGCTGGAAAATCATCGGACAATAAGTGATATCTGAAATATTCTCAAGGGTATCTTCTTCAATGACCATCGTGGAAATAAGGTTTTCACCACTCATGGTTTTTGCAGTGAGGCTGTGAAGTTTAGCCACAGCTTTTCCGTTGCAATGTTTGTGGAAAAAGGCTGTGATCTGTTCTTCGTCGTTTGAAAATATCGTTTTGGGAATAGTTAAATGATGAGCTTTTGCTATTTTCAGCTGAAGCATTTTATTTCCGTCAATCTTTCTTTCATTTTCATAAGGATTGATCCAGGGAACATTTTCTAAAACAGTGATCAGGTTATAGCGGAGACTTGCATATCCGCTCAGGAATATTTTCTTATAATCTTCATCCAGTTCTTCAGGAGTGCTTATTGCCCAGGCTTTTCTGTGCCAGACTGCTTTAATATCTCTGGAATGAATGCTGTTTCCTGCTTCATCAGTCAGCTCAAAAGAGTTTTCATTCACACTGATTTTCTGAAGATGATTCATACGGTCTGAATTCAATCTGAAAAAAGGAATATTTTTAGAAGTAAGATATTCGAAAAAAATATCAATATTGTAAAAATCCTGTGAATGAGTAATGCAGAGAATCATTTGCCGGTTTTTATTGAAAAAGGAAACTTAATGGTAAGTTTCCTTTGAAGTGATTGTATTAATACGATTAATGATTAATTTCTTAGTCTAATGGAACTGTTGGTGAATCGTCATCCCCATCAGATGGATACTTCATGGTATGCATTAGATCATCCTGAGGAGAAGTTACATTGTCAATCGCTGGTTTTGTGATCGCATCTCTTTCAGGAATTGTGATATCCCCTCCACCTTTTACAGTTTCAGGATCTTTAAGCTGCTTTTCTAAGAATGATGCAAAAAAAGGCTTCTTTTGTGAATTTTTGTCTTTCATAATAATTTAGTTTGGTTAAAAATATGATTGTACTTTCCTATTTACGGGAATCTAAACAACATCATCATCACCGTCAGAAGGATATTTCATGGTAACCATGAGATCCTTACTTGGCATTGTAACGTGATCAAAAACCTGCGCAGTCACATTATCAACTGAAGGAGCAGTGATGATATCATTATCAGTATTTGTAATAATTCCCGCACCTCCCTGAATAGTTTCAGGATCTTTGATCTGCTTCTCTAGAAATGAAGCAAAAAAAGGCTTCTTTTTTGAATTTTCGTCTTTCATAATTGAGTTATTAGTTTTATCAGATTTCTAATTCCCCCGATTCATCACTGTCAGACGGATATTTCATCGTTACAGCCTGATCTTTCAGAACAGATGTTGCGTTGTCAAGAAACGGAGATGTAGTTACAGTGTCTCTTTCTGGTATTGTAAGAATATCAGTAGTAGGGGTAGTAATCCCTCCCCCCTGAATAGCCTCCGGATCCTGAATTTGTTTTTCCAAAAACGAAGCAAAAAACGGTTTTTTTGAGTTTTTCTTTTCCATAAGTTAAAATATTTTTAGTTTTTTATGAAAAACTAAAGTACAAAAAATTTCAACATGTAGGGAAATATAATTTTATTTTTTATATAAAATTTCAACTAAATCATTAAAATGAAAGAATTAAATTAGTCCAAACCTAAAAATTCCTTAACAACAACCGCGAAATCCACAGGATTTTCAGCCTGAACCCAATGTCCTGCATTTTTCACCGTTACAATTTTAGCTTTGGGAAACTGCTGTTTGATACCGTATTCATCCTGAGGAAGGATATAATTTGATTTCTGGCCAGCTATAAATAAGGAATCCCCTTCAAAAACACCAAATTTCACTGCATTGGAAACAAACTCGTTATATTTTTCAGATAAAGTTTTAAGATTAAACCTCCAATTCAGCTTTTTATTATCATCCCAGTACAGATTTTTTGCTAAAAACTGAATGGTAGACTTTTCCGGAATATATTGACTCAAAACAGTTTCAACCTCACCTCGTGAATGTACCGCATCAAAATCTACTGTTTCAAGAGCCTTGATAATTCCCTGGTGATGCGGAGGATAAGCTTTGGGCGAAATATCAACCACAATGAGCTTTTCTACTTTTTCAGGATATTTTAAAGCAAACTGCATGACCGCTTTTCCACCTAAAGAATGTCCTAAAACATGAGCTTTCTGAATTCCGTAATGATCCATATAACGGGCAATATCATCCGCCAGATCATCATGAGACATACTTTCTGAATGAAAACTTCTTCCATGATTTCTCAGATCAATTAAATGTACGGGAAGATATTCTCCCAGGTCTTTTCCGAAACTTCCCCAGTTATCAAGCATTCCAAACAGTCCGTGGAAGACAAGAAGTGGCGTAACTGTAAGATTTTCGCCGAATATTTTTGAATTTAAGATTTCCATTGTTTTAAATTTAGAAATTAGAGGTTAAAAGTTAGAAATTAGCAGATGGTGGTTGAAAGTAATCTACATACGGATAACTTGCATCTTATCCATCTTCAAGTTTTTTCTATTTTTTATCCCCAAACAGCCAGTCGTTTCAGATAAGCCTGCACTGTATTTTCAAGTCCCATATAAAGTGCTTCAGAAATTAAAGCATGCCCTATGGAAACTTCAAGAAGATTTGGAATATGATCTGCAAAATATTTTAAATTTTCCAGGCTCAGGTCATGGCCTGCATTGATTCCTAATCCAAATTCAGTAGCGGCAACTGCTGTATCGTAATATGGTTTTATAGCCTGTTCTTTATTGGTAAGATAATTTTTAGCGTAAGCTTCAGTATACAGTTCAATTCTGTCGGCCCCTGTTTTTGCAGCATATTCAACCAATTCAGGCAAGGGATCAAGAAAAACAGAAGTGCGAATTCCTGCATTTTTAAATTCTGCAATAATTTCTGTCAGGAAATCGAAATGCTTTTTGGTATCCCATCCGGCATTGGAAGTAATGGCATCATCTGCATCGGGAACCAGCGTTACCTGCTCCGGTTTTACTTCAAGCACCATATCAATAAAAGAGCGGTGAGGATTTCCTTCAATGTTGAATTCAGTAGTCACCAAAGGTTTCAGATCATAGACATCTTTTCTGGTAATGTGTCTTTCATCGGGTCTCGGATGAATGGTGATGCCCTGTCCTCCAAATTCCTGGATCTTCACTGCTGCTTCAGTTACGCTTGGCGTTTCGCCTCCTCTTGCATTTCTTATGGTCGCAATTTTATTGATGTTTACGCTTAGTTTTGTCATTTTCTAGAGGTGAGAGATTATAAATTAGTTTTTGAGTCTACTTCTACTCTCTTATTTAATTAGATTTTAATTATTATTTATAAAGAAATCAAGATAAAATTAAACACTCAATCGGTCTAATTTCTACTATCCAGTTCTAATTTCTGTATTTTAAACTTTAACACTTATCTGCATTACCTGAAGATCAAATTCCTTTGAAGCAACCAGTAAGTGGTCAAATATATCGGCCTGGATCTGTTCAAAATGCTCCCATTTGGAATCATTTGCAAAACAATAGATCTCAAGAGGAAGTCCCTGAGGGGTAATATCCAGCTGACGCACCATTCTGGTTCCGTTTTTTTCCACATCAGGATCATTTTCTATATATTTCTGCGCATAATATCTGAAAACCCCGATATTGGTAAGCTGCCTTCCATTGATCGTTTTATCATTATGCTGCAGACTTAATTTTTCTTCTTTTATTTCTAATGTTTTATGAGCCAGATAATCTGAAATCAGGTTGATTTCTTT
The Chryseobacterium sp. W4I1 DNA segment above includes these coding regions:
- a CDS encoding MvdC/MvdD family ATP grasp protein, whose translation is MILCITHSQDFYNIDIFFEYLTSKNIPFFRLNSDRMNHLQKISVNENSFELTDEAGNSIHSRDIKAVWHRKAWAISTPEELDEDYKKIFLSGYASLRYNLITVLENVPWINPYENERKIDGNKMLQLKIAKAHHLTIPKTIFSNDEEQITAFFHKHCNGKAVAKLHSLTAKTMSGENLISTMVIEEDTLENISDITYCPMIFQPYVEKAYELRIVYIAGDFFTGKINNSDHVDWRSAQGDYFWSAYELPPDVKTGLASMMEEMGLYIGAIDMIRGKDGKYYFLEVNPQGEWGMLQKELGFPIAERIADNLIKRINIHE
- a CDS encoding microviridin/marinostatin family tricyclic proteinase inhibitor, producing the protein MMKDENSKKKPFFASFLEKQIKDPETIQGGAGIITNTDNDIITAPSVDNVTAQVFDHVTMPSKDLMVTMKYPSDGDDDVV
- a CDS encoding microviridin/marinostatin family tricyclic proteinase inhibitor encodes the protein MKDKNSQKKPFFASFLEKQLKDPETVKGGGDITIPERDAITKPAIDNVTSPQDDLMHTMKYPSDGDDDSPTVPLD
- a CDS encoding microviridin/marinostatin family tricyclic proteinase inhibitor; translated protein: MEKKNSKKPFFASFLEKQIQDPEAIQGGGITTPTTDILTIPERDTVTTSPFLDNATSVLKDQAVTMKYPSDSDESGELEI
- a CDS encoding NAD-dependent epimerase/dehydratase family protein, with translation MIFVTGATGILGRVVVLELLKKGKNVRASKRPGSNLNDVRHSYSFYTENPDDFFNRIEWVDVDFDDIVSLQDALIGVDEVYHCAAKVSFHPHDEKEMYHTNVKGTENLLFACEGSEVKKFLHVSTIAVLDIFNEKGELDESSEFNPKEEHSAYAISKHLAEMEVWRASAEGLNTIIVNPGMIIGSGNWGQSSGDIFPTFEKNSFTFSGGTSYIDVKDAAEISIQLMDKNVFGERFILISENKKYEDLGKQIRSKLGLKKAKILTKSQLNLGRLSNILFGWLIPKLRIITKSNIESISSLNIISNQKIKKEIDYQFIPVTESIDFHLNNYINDKKLNS
- a CDS encoding alpha/beta fold hydrolase; this translates as MEILNSKIFGENLTVTPLLVFHGLFGMLDNWGSFGKDLGEYLPVHLIDLRNHGRSFHSESMSHDDLADDIARYMDHYGIQKAHVLGHSLGGKAVMQFALKYPEKVEKLIVVDISPKAYPPHHQGIIKALETVDFDAVHSRGEVETVLSQYIPEKSTIQFLAKNLYWDDNKKLNWRFNLKTLSEKYNEFVSNAVKFGVFEGDSLFIAGQKSNYILPQDEYGIKQQFPKAKIVTVKNAGHWVQAENPVDFAVVVKEFLGLD
- a CDS encoding pyridoxine 5'-phosphate synthase, whose protein sequence is MTKLSVNINKIATIRNARGGETPSVTEAAVKIQEFGGQGITIHPRPDERHITRKDVYDLKPLVTTEFNIEGNPHRSFIDMVLEVKPEQVTLVPDADDAITSNAGWDTKKHFDFLTEIIAEFKNAGIRTSVFLDPLPELVEYAAKTGADRIELYTEAYAKNYLTNKEQAIKPYYDTAVAATEFGLGINAGHDLSLENLKYFADHIPNLLEVSIGHALISEALYMGLENTVQAYLKRLAVWG
- a CDS encoding MvdD family ATP-grasp ribosomal peptide maturase produces the protein MNKILIITHTQDNFSIEKVTEYIEKNGCEVIRFDVDLYPIQNKLSTIFQDGEWISILETKDAQYRLDDIAAVWYRRAYNIGNGVKEEMDKKFYGAAMGEIRNTLFGFIESVDAYALGKPGIYRRLDSKEEQLKVAVKLGLKIPETCLTNNPEEARKFILKHKDVIAKMQTGFAIYEDGVESVVFTNVVNEDKLEELDTLVYCPMQFQKKIEKKKELRVTIVGQDVYAFEIDSQQSEDAKVDWRKDGVNLLTKWVRTELPADVEAKLLELLDVYNVDYGAIDIIVSPEDEYYFIEINAAGEFFWLDNLTEENLISKSIADVLCDKAPRRNNMVMA